The sequence below is a genomic window from bacterium.
GGCGGACGTGATCCGCTCCGCCGCCCTCTCGCCGTCGTGCCCCAGCCGGCCGGCGAGCTCCCGCACCAGCACCGGGTCGATCCGGCCGCGGAAGTCCATCTGCAGCGTCGCCCCGCGCGCCTCGTCCAGCGTCACGCCCAACGCCGCGGCCGCGCCGCGCGCGAGCGCCTCGCGTCCCGCGCCGCCGGCCTTGAGCAGCGTTCCGTCGATGTCGAAAAGAACCGCCGTGCGCATCGCTTCGGTCTCCATGCGCCGATTCTAGGCGGCGCGCGGCTACAATCGAACGTTCGGGGAGGATTCGATGCGCTGGCTGACGTTGGCGGTCTGGGGAGTGGCGGCGATGGCGACGACGACGGGCTGTTCGCGGACCAAGACGCCGCCGGCGGCCGAGCCGAACATCCTCGTCGGGCCCCGCTTCTGGACGGGCGACGCGGCCCATCCCTGGGCCGACGCCCTCGTGTTGAGCGAGGGGCGGATCGTCGCCCTCGCCTCGAAGGCCGAGATCCCCAAGCTGATCGCCGGCGGCGGCTCGGTGCGCGAGCTTCCCGGCGTCGTCGCCGTGCCGGGGCTGGTGGACGCGCACGGCCACCTCGCCGGCTACGCGCTGGCGCGCCGGCGGGTCGATCTCGCCGGGACGACGTCGGTCGAGCAGGCGCTCGACCGCGTGGAGAAGTTCGCCGCCGCCCATCCCGACGACCGCTGGGTCCAGGGGCGGGGCTGGGACCAGAACGAGTGGCCCGACCACGCCTGGCCCGACGCCGACCGCCTCGAGCAGATCGTGCCGGGGCGTCCCTGCGCGCTGTGGCGCGTGGACGGCCACGCGCTCTGGGTCAACCGCACCGCGCTCGCCGCGGCCGGCATCGGCCCGGCGACGAAGGATCCGTCGGGAGGGACGATCCACCGCGACAGCGACGGACGCCCGACCGGCATCCTCGTGGACAACGCCGCCGAACTGGTCGCCGCGAAGATCCCAGCGCCGTCGGCGAAGGAGCTTCGCGCCGCGCTCGAGGCGGCCGCGCCCGAGCTGACGGCGCTCGGCCTCACCGGCGTGCACGCGATGGACGTGGACGGCAAGGAGTGGGACGCGCTGGAGGCGCTCGCCCGCGAAGGGCGCTTCCCGCTGCGCGTGACCGCCTACGCCAAGCTCGAGTCCGATCTCCATCGGCGGCTGCTCGCGCAGGGGCCGCTCGTCTCCGGCCGCCTGCGCGCGGCGGGGGTGAAGCTCTACGCCGACGGCGCGCTCGGCAGCCGCGGCGCGCGCCTCCTCGCGCCGTACGACGACGCGCGCGGCGTCAAGGGGCTCTGGATCGTTCCGCCGAAGAAGCTCGAGGAGCAGGTCGCCGCGGTGCTCGCCGCGCGCCTGCAGCCGGCGGTGCACGCGATCGGCGACGCCGCGAACCGCGAGGTGCTCGACGCCTTCGCCGCCGCGGAGCGGCGCGACCCCGCGGCGCGCGACCTGCGCCCGCGCGTCGAGCACGCGCAGATCCTCGACCGCGCCGACGTTCCGCGCTTCGCGCGCCTCGGCGCGATCGCCTCGATGCAGCCGACGCACGCGACCTCCGACATGCCGTGGGTCGAGGACCGCCTCGGGTCGGCGCGCCTCGCCGGCGCCTACGCCTGGCGCTCGCTCGCCTCGTCCGGCGCGCGGCTCGCCTTCGGCTCCGACTTCCCGATCGAGTCCCCCGATCCGCGGCTCGGCCTCTACGCGGCGACGACGCGGCAGGACCTGCGCGGCGCGCCGTCCGGCGGCTGGCTCCCCGCGCAGCGGCTGACGCTCGTCGAGGCGCTCGCGGCGTTCACGCAGGGCGCCGCCTACGCCGGGCGGGACGAGGAGAACGTCGGCCAGCTGACGCCGGGGAAGTGGTGCGACGTGACG
It includes:
- a CDS encoding amidohydrolase; amino-acid sequence: MRWLTLAVWGVAAMATTTGCSRTKTPPAAEPNILVGPRFWTGDAAHPWADALVLSEGRIVALASKAEIPKLIAGGGSVRELPGVVAVPGLVDAHGHLAGYALARRRVDLAGTTSVEQALDRVEKFAAAHPDDRWVQGRGWDQNEWPDHAWPDADRLEQIVPGRPCALWRVDGHALWVNRTALAAAGIGPATKDPSGGTIHRDSDGRPTGILVDNAAELVAAKIPAPSAKELRAALEAAAPELTALGLTGVHAMDVDGKEWDALEALAREGRFPLRVTAYAKLESDLHRRLLAQGPLVSGRLRAAGVKLYADGALGSRGARLLAPYDDARGVKGLWIVPPKKLEEQVAAVLAARLQPAVHAIGDAANREVLDAFAAAERRDPAARDLRPRVEHAQILDRADVPRFARLGAIASMQPTHATSDMPWVEDRLGSARLAGAYAWRSLASSGARLAFGSDFPIESPDPRLGLYAATTRQDLRGAPSGGWLPAQRLTLVEALAAFTQGAAYAGRDEENVGQLTPGKWCDVTVFGIDIFNAPPREIAEAPIAATVIGGQVFFRQAAPKR